One window of the Flavobacteriaceae bacterium YJPT1-3 genome contains the following:
- a CDS encoding VCBS repeat-containing protein, protein MRYTIYVILVFMVFCSCQQDRGQESLFYELDPQDISFQNTLESSTDLNILNYLYFYNGAGVALGDFNQDGLLDIYFSSNQGADQLYLNQGNLRFKDITMPSGIANDSGWTTGVTTVDINGDGLLDIYVSKVSGHLNLTGHNLLYVNQGIQQGIPLFKEESAHYGLDYSGLSTQSVFFDYDLDGDLDVFLLNHSLFPNANYSRGAVRKIQDSLYGDKLLRNDDQMFVDVTAESGIFSSKIGYGLGVSAGDLNEDGYPDLFIGNDFFENDYVYINQQDGTFKEVNSEGAVLGHSSHFTMGTEMADINNDGLPDLLALDMLPENLETLKKSGVEYAYPIYQNQLRYGYEPQFMQNALHLNLGNNQFTETAFLSGLPATEWSWCPLIADFDNDGLKDVFITNGILGATNDMDFVNFISESSIQQELGAKMSAKALQYIDRLPTIHTENYLYRNQTGLEFEDVSQDWLPAKKSYSNGAAYGDLDNDGDLDLVINNVNEPATVLINTATQTFQRHHLKLRLEGTGKNTQGIGAKFYLYQGDDFQYQENFSTRGYLSAVAPEVFFGWDADTPIDSLRVIWPGGAESVLRTVPSDTTLVIQQQQALPPKPTSRRPYGPQWKQVDSLLDFVHRDGSSIEFSRDPLIPYASTNLGPRVGVTDFDRNGEDDLVILGAKGQATSVYLQENGQLRRVALPEEKNHLLNEDTALALFDANGDGYPDLLLGSGGNEFEQGERLQPRLYTYTPDQGFKVQPSALPELSINVSQLRPADIDQDGDQDILITSNLVPHEFGASPRHLLLTNDGKASFKDVTATYAPEITGLGNVQDALWIDLDHNGYPDALFAGHWMPIRIFYNDGQQLRPASNSGLDQTHGWWNCLKVADFDQDGDMDLVVGNWGLNTRLTASPDQPLKLYRHDFDNNGKIDPLVTYFYQGEETLFVSKDELVKQLPGLNKEFLSYSAFAKAKLNELFPEEQLQQAEQKKVFELASHYFENLGDNTFKGRPLPFLAQTSAVFDMALDDFNNDGFDDLLLVGNNYEISTQLGRLDGLHGLILLNDSQGFFIPNQPSSLSIQGASRSIEKMNINKQEYYVVGRNNDLPIFLKHEN, encoded by the coding sequence TTGCGCTATACGATTTACGTCATTTTGGTCTTCATGGTATTCTGCTCCTGTCAACAGGATCGCGGCCAGGAATCGTTGTTTTACGAACTCGATCCTCAAGACATTAGCTTTCAAAATACCCTGGAGAGCAGCACCGACCTAAACATCCTAAACTACCTCTATTTTTACAATGGAGCTGGTGTTGCTCTGGGTGATTTTAATCAGGACGGATTACTTGATATTTATTTCAGCTCCAATCAGGGTGCCGATCAACTTTATCTCAATCAAGGCAACTTGCGCTTCAAGGACATCACTATGCCTTCAGGTATTGCCAACGATTCTGGCTGGACCACGGGGGTTACTACGGTCGATATCAATGGAGATGGACTGTTGGACATCTATGTATCCAAAGTAAGTGGTCATCTTAACCTGACGGGACACAATTTGCTTTACGTAAATCAAGGAATTCAGCAGGGGATTCCCCTATTTAAAGAAGAGTCGGCACACTACGGCCTGGACTATTCGGGTCTGTCTACGCAAAGCGTGTTTTTCGACTATGATCTGGATGGTGATCTTGATGTTTTCCTACTGAATCATTCACTCTTTCCAAACGCCAATTACTCCCGTGGCGCTGTTCGAAAAATTCAAGATTCCCTCTATGGAGATAAACTGTTGCGCAACGATGATCAAATGTTTGTTGATGTTACTGCCGAATCGGGAATTTTCAGCAGTAAGATCGGTTACGGACTGGGAGTATCGGCAGGCGACCTGAATGAAGACGGTTATCCGGATCTGTTCATCGGTAATGATTTTTTTGAGAACGACTACGTGTACATCAATCAACAAGACGGCACCTTTAAAGAAGTCAACTCTGAAGGAGCAGTACTGGGACATAGCTCCCATTTTACCATGGGTACCGAAATGGCGGACATCAATAATGACGGGCTACCTGATCTCCTGGCGCTGGACATGCTTCCGGAAAATCTAGAAACCTTGAAGAAATCCGGGGTCGAATATGCTTACCCCATTTATCAAAATCAACTACGCTACGGCTATGAACCCCAATTCATGCAAAATGCCTTGCACCTCAATTTAGGTAACAACCAGTTTACAGAAACTGCCTTCTTAAGCGGGCTTCCCGCGACCGAATGGTCCTGGTGCCCCTTGATCGCCGACTTCGACAATGACGGATTAAAAGATGTCTTCATCACCAATGGTATTCTGGGCGCAACCAACGATATGGATTTTGTCAATTTTATCTCAGAAAGCAGCATCCAACAGGAATTAGGCGCCAAAATGAGTGCCAAGGCGCTTCAATACATTGATCGATTACCGACCATACATACCGAAAACTACCTCTACCGAAATCAAACCGGGCTGGAGTTTGAAGATGTTTCTCAAGATTGGCTCCCGGCAAAAAAAAGCTATAGTAATGGCGCGGCCTATGGCGATCTGGATAATGACGGCGATTTGGACCTGGTCATCAACAATGTGAATGAACCGGCTACGGTCTTGATCAACACGGCTACGCAAACCTTTCAAAGACATCATTTAAAACTACGTCTGGAAGGTACAGGCAAAAATACGCAAGGAATTGGGGCTAAATTCTATTTGTATCAGGGTGACGATTTTCAATATCAGGAAAACTTTAGCACACGTGGTTACTTATCTGCGGTAGCTCCTGAAGTATTCTTTGGCTGGGATGCAGACACTCCAATTGATAGTCTACGGGTTATCTGGCCCGGTGGAGCCGAGTCTGTACTTCGTACTGTTCCTTCAGATACGACCCTGGTCATCCAACAACAACAAGCGCTACCGCCCAAACCAACTTCTAGGAGACCCTATGGACCTCAGTGGAAACAGGTCGATTCGCTCCTTGATTTTGTGCATCGGGATGGGAGTTCCATCGAGTTCAGCCGGGATCCTTTAATTCCTTATGCGAGTACCAATCTGGGTCCGCGGGTGGGCGTAACCGACTTTGATCGCAACGGGGAGGACGATTTAGTCATCCTGGGCGCCAAGGGTCAGGCTACCTCAGTCTATCTGCAGGAAAATGGCCAATTACGTCGGGTAGCTTTACCGGAAGAAAAAAATCATTTGTTGAATGAAGATACGGCCCTGGCCCTATTTGACGCCAATGGCGATGGTTATCCCGACTTGCTTCTTGGTAGTGGCGGGAATGAATTTGAGCAAGGAGAACGCCTGCAACCTCGTCTTTATACCTATACCCCCGATCAGGGGTTTAAAGTGCAACCTTCTGCCCTACCGGAACTCTCGATCAACGTCTCTCAGCTACGACCCGCCGATATCGATCAGGATGGTGATCAGGATATCTTGATCACTTCCAATCTGGTTCCCCACGAATTTGGTGCAAGTCCGCGGCACCTACTGCTGACCAATGACGGTAAGGCTAGTTTTAAAGACGTCACAGCCACCTATGCTCCTGAAATAACTGGTTTGGGCAATGTACAAGACGCCCTCTGGATCGACCTCGACCATAATGGTTATCCGGATGCCCTATTCGCAGGCCATTGGATGCCCATCCGGATTTTCTACAATGACGGACAACAACTGCGCCCCGCTTCTAATTCAGGACTGGATCAAACCCACGGATGGTGGAATTGTTTAAAAGTAGCTGATTTCGATCAGGACGGAGACATGGATCTGGTGGTGGGTAATTGGGGACTGAATACCCGACTAACAGCCAGTCCTGACCAGCCCCTGAAGCTGTATCGCCATGATTTTGACAACAACGGAAAGATCGATCCCCTGGTCACCTACTTTTATCAGGGTGAGGAGACTTTATTTGTTTCCAAAGATGAACTGGTCAAGCAACTCCCCGGGCTGAACAAAGAATTTTTGAGTTATTCCGCTTTCGCGAAAGCGAAATTAAACGAACTCTTCCCGGAAGAACAACTCCAGCAAGCGGAGCAGAAGAAGGTCTTTGAATTGGCTAGCCATTACTTCGAAAATCTAGGTGATAATACCTTTAAAGGACGCCCCCTTCCTTTTCTGGCTCAAACTTCGGCTGTTTTCGATATGGCCCTAGACGATTTTAATAATGATGGATTTGACGACCTTTTATTAGTGGGTAATAATTACGAAATTAGCACCCAGTTAGGCCGGCTGGATGGTCTTCATGGCTTAATTTTGCTCAATGATTCTCAGGGGTTCTTTATTCCTAACCAACCCTCTTCACTATCCATCCAAGGGGCCTCCAGAAGCATAGAAAAAATGAACATAAATAAGCAGGAGTATTACGTTGTAGGACGGAACAATGATCTCCCTATATTTCTAAAGCATGAAAATTAA
- a CDS encoding RagB/SusD family nutrient uptake outer membrane protein: MKNNMLKRVPKVFLAALSGVALFISCTDLEIEPTDSQFIDANDSAFQGVTDPESFVDNIYNQLNGLIGNQADLFALEEVTTDAALIPTRGADWGDNGIWRQLHQHDWRADHNYILAVWNQWNNVHFQAAQVLSDLTQADASIKANASFLRALGVWVILDNYGQVPIRDVEDTPFVDPAVITGEEAVNLIVADLNDAIAGLATEGPGQGNDRPNKAAARYLLAKVLLNKHIYLGTSPASADMDQVVSLVDQIAADGYGLVDGYFDIFREDLDNETIWFVPTSVGNRIWNGLHYNQAPVIAGGGWNGFSTLAEYYDLFEGDPNINTPGSGQEERRGFVPTVGVPAGSFEGSTDNNDDGFADGSGVGFGFLIGQQYAADGTPLNDRGGNPLTFKRQFVDGQGNSSLINNSETTGIRVMKYNPRYGGFTSHEIFFRYADAHLMKAEAILRGGGDATALVNELRVLRDASPLGSVSEQDLLDERGRELYAEFWRRNDMVRFGQFTRDWELKAPAEVGNPARNLFPIPASQVLLNPNLVQNPGY; encoded by the coding sequence ATGAAAAACAACATGTTAAAACGAGTACCCAAAGTGTTCTTGGCGGCACTTTCTGGAGTAGCGCTCTTTATCTCCTGTACTGATCTGGAGATCGAGCCTACCGACTCACAATTTATCGACGCCAATGACTCCGCTTTTCAGGGAGTTACTGATCCGGAGTCTTTTGTAGACAACATCTACAATCAATTGAACGGACTGATTGGAAACCAGGCAGATCTTTTTGCACTGGAGGAAGTGACCACCGACGCAGCTCTTATTCCTACCCGTGGAGCTGACTGGGGAGATAACGGAATCTGGAGACAGCTTCACCAGCATGACTGGAGAGCCGATCACAACTATATCCTTGCTGTTTGGAACCAGTGGAATAACGTACACTTCCAGGCCGCACAGGTATTGTCTGATTTGACTCAGGCCGATGCTTCCATTAAAGCCAATGCCTCTTTCTTAAGAGCGTTAGGCGTTTGGGTGATACTAGACAATTACGGACAAGTACCCATTCGTGACGTAGAAGATACTCCCTTTGTGGATCCCGCAGTGATCACCGGAGAGGAAGCCGTTAATCTGATTGTTGCTGATCTTAATGACGCGATCGCCGGTTTAGCGACTGAAGGTCCTGGTCAAGGAAATGACCGCCCTAACAAAGCGGCAGCACGTTATCTATTGGCCAAAGTTCTTTTGAACAAGCATATCTATCTTGGAACCTCTCCAGCAAGTGCTGATATGGATCAGGTGGTTTCTCTAGTTGATCAAATTGCAGCTGACGGTTACGGTTTAGTAGACGGATACTTTGATATCTTTAGAGAAGACTTAGATAACGAAACCATTTGGTTCGTACCAACTTCTGTTGGTAACCGTATTTGGAACGGACTTCACTACAACCAGGCTCCGGTAATTGCCGGTGGGGGTTGGAATGGCTTCTCTACTTTGGCTGAGTACTATGACCTTTTCGAAGGAGATCCTAACATCAATACTCCAGGCTCCGGTCAGGAAGAACGTAGAGGTTTCGTACCTACGGTGGGAGTTCCTGCCGGTTCTTTTGAAGGAAGCACAGACAACAATGACGATGGGTTTGCTGATGGTTCTGGTGTAGGTTTCGGATTCCTTATTGGACAGCAGTATGCGGCTGATGGAACTCCGCTTAACGATCGTGGTGGTAACCCACTTACCTTCAAAAGACAATTCGTTGACGGACAAGGGAATTCTTCCTTAATCAACAACAGTGAGACTACGGGTATCCGTGTGATGAAATACAACCCACGTTACGGTGGATTCACCAGTCATGAGATTTTCTTCCGTTATGCAGATGCACATCTGATGAAAGCAGAAGCCATCTTAAGAGGTGGTGGAGACGCTACAGCGCTAGTTAATGAATTACGCGTATTAAGAGATGCCTCTCCTTTAGGAAGTGTTTCTGAGCAAGATTTATTGGACGAGCGTGGACGTGAGCTTTATGCGGAATTCTGGAGACGTAACGACATGGTTCGTTTTGGTCAATTCACCAGAGATTGGGAACTTAAGGCTCCAGCAGAAGTGGGTAACCCAGCAAGAAACTTGTTCCCGATTCCAGCTAGTCAAGTATTATTAAATCCAAACCTGGTTCAAAATCCTGGTTACTAA
- a CDS encoding SusC/RagA family TonB-linked outer membrane protein → MKKVLLKSMLLFSALLLSSMAYAQTITVSGAVSEENGPLPGANVIVQGTSNGTTTDFDGNYTLENVPTDATLVFSYVGFAEQLIPVNGRGNINVILVGDNALDEVVLIGYGATTVKDATGSVAAVTSEEFNQGVIQSPEQLIQGKTAGVQISESSGEPGAAISVRIRGSNSIRSGNNPLFVVDGVPLTSGTAPAGNIAGLGSGGSRNPLSFLNPNDIESISILKDASATAIYGSRGANGVIIVQTKSGRGSGKGTWEFNSSVSTSSPLNEYDLLNREQFLEAIADVGNDPNALDFGADSDFQDFYTRTAGAANTNLSYSKGFDTGNLRASFGYSNTQGVVENTAQERIVGRLNGTKRFFDSRVTITGQLSLSRVNDDSAPISGEVGSTGDLIGASITQNPTAPINPNFTPGGNVLNPVSLLANFRGFSNSTRFLGNISAEVDITEELSAKVTVGYDKSDTETIRAFSPDVLGLNGVSEIGRGNFNTFDQENSLLEATLNYTKDFGNSVLDVVAGYSYQEFSRNGIQAQGAGFRTNNLGQISDQLRDTFYEIDALIEGDYNVFGYGVDGTYVNRLFPEIDTTGEIEGAITSPIPAYTAGVFDNTDELQSYFVRANFTLAEKYLFTATARADGSSTFGQDNRYGYFPSGAFAWQIHKEDFMSDSAFSTLKLRLGAGVVGSQEGLGYGLFIQREAAAGGGITNNLEVLPRPGTFIVGGFPNPELQWESTTDYNVGLDFGINNDRFNGTVNVYRKETDNLLLTRELAAPAGGGGTIFSNLDEGVIINQGVELQLNYDFVDTEDVTFSTSFNISYNENDVQDVPVPINTGAIRGNGLTNAFAQRLEDGQPLFSYFMAEFTGFDSNGNPTYLDVDGNGVGDPDADKKFVGEDAQPDVFAGLSLNFRYKRFDASAFFNGQFGFSVYNATANAFFTKSGLLIGKNVTQSVVDNNENPASTVAVSTRFLEKGDFIRMQNASIGYNFPISGEGFLDALRFSITGQNLFLITDYSGLDPEISVNTGALNASAIPTAGIDYASFPRPRTFTFGINARF, encoded by the coding sequence ATGAAGAAAGTCTTACTTAAAAGTATGCTACTTTTTAGTGCGCTTTTGCTATCCAGCATGGCGTATGCTCAGACCATAACTGTTTCCGGTGCGGTATCTGAAGAAAATGGCCCATTACCCGGAGCTAATGTGATCGTTCAGGGAACCTCTAACGGGACGACTACAGACTTCGACGGGAATTACACGCTCGAGAATGTACCTACAGACGCTACTTTGGTATTCAGCTATGTAGGATTCGCTGAGCAATTAATACCGGTTAACGGACGTGGTAATATTAATGTCATCTTAGTTGGGGACAATGCACTGGATGAGGTTGTACTCATTGGTTATGGTGCCACTACGGTTAAAGATGCAACTGGTTCGGTGGCTGCGGTAACCTCTGAAGAGTTTAACCAGGGGGTTATTCAATCACCAGAACAATTAATTCAGGGTAAGACCGCGGGTGTTCAGATTTCTGAGTCTTCCGGTGAGCCTGGAGCCGCTATTTCTGTTCGTATCCGGGGTAGCAATTCCATTCGTTCCGGAAACAACCCATTGTTCGTTGTGGATGGTGTGCCTTTGACTTCGGGTACAGCTCCAGCAGGAAACATAGCAGGACTTGGATCCGGTGGTTCGCGAAATCCACTGAGCTTCCTAAACCCAAATGATATTGAGAGTATTTCGATCTTGAAAGATGCTTCTGCAACGGCGATCTACGGATCTCGTGGTGCGAACGGGGTAATTATCGTTCAAACCAAAAGTGGACGTGGTTCCGGAAAAGGGACCTGGGAGTTTAACTCTTCTGTAAGTACTTCAAGTCCGTTGAATGAATACGACCTTTTAAATCGCGAGCAATTCTTAGAGGCTATTGCTGATGTAGGTAACGACCCTAACGCGCTTGATTTTGGTGCTGATTCTGACTTTCAGGATTTTTACACCAGAACTGCTGGTGCAGCCAACACCAACTTAAGCTACTCTAAAGGTTTCGATACTGGAAACTTAAGAGCATCTTTTGGTTACAGTAATACACAAGGTGTAGTCGAAAACACAGCTCAAGAACGAATCGTAGGTCGATTGAATGGTACCAAACGTTTCTTTGACAGTCGGGTGACCATTACCGGGCAGCTTTCTCTTTCTCGAGTGAATGATGATAGTGCGCCTATTTCAGGCGAGGTAGGATCTACAGGTGACCTTATCGGTGCTTCGATTACACAGAACCCAACCGCTCCCATCAATCCTAACTTTACTCCCGGGGGTAATGTTTTGAATCCGGTAAGTCTTTTGGCTAACTTTAGAGGGTTTAGCAATTCAACCCGTTTCCTTGGGAATATCAGTGCTGAAGTAGATATTACGGAAGAATTGAGCGCCAAAGTAACCGTAGGTTATGACAAATCCGATACGGAAACGATTCGCGCTTTTTCACCTGATGTTCTTGGTCTAAACGGTGTTTCTGAAATTGGACGAGGTAACTTCAATACTTTCGATCAAGAAAACTCACTTTTAGAAGCTACACTAAATTATACCAAGGATTTCGGTAATTCAGTTTTAGATGTAGTTGCCGGTTATTCTTACCAAGAATTTAGCAGAAATGGAATTCAAGCTCAAGGAGCTGGTTTTAGAACCAATAATCTAGGACAGATTTCCGATCAGTTGCGCGATACCTTTTATGAGATCGATGCCTTGATTGAGGGAGATTATAATGTATTTGGTTATGGTGTTGACGGTACTTATGTCAACCGCCTGTTCCCGGAAATTGATACGACTGGTGAGATTGAAGGTGCTATCACAAGTCCTATACCAGCCTATACGGCTGGAGTATTTGATAATACGGATGAATTACAATCCTATTTCGTTCGAGCCAACTTCACCCTTGCTGAAAAGTACCTATTTACGGCTACAGCAAGAGCAGATGGTTCATCTACTTTTGGACAGGACAATCGTTATGGATATTTCCCTTCCGGTGCTTTTGCCTGGCAAATCCATAAGGAAGACTTTATGAGCGACTCTGCATTCTCTACGCTTAAACTGCGTTTAGGGGCTGGGGTTGTAGGTAGCCAGGAAGGTCTTGGATACGGACTCTTCATCCAACGTGAGGCTGCAGCCGGCGGTGGTATTACCAATAACCTGGAAGTACTTCCGCGCCCAGGTACCTTTATTGTTGGAGGATTCCCGAATCCGGAACTTCAATGGGAGTCAACTACAGACTACAACGTCGGACTTGATTTTGGAATCAATAACGATCGATTCAATGGTACTGTCAACGTATACCGCAAAGAGACGGATAATCTATTATTGACTAGAGAGCTTGCAGCACCAGCCGGTGGAGGAGGTACTATTTTTAGTAACTTGGACGAAGGTGTGATCATCAACCAGGGTGTTGAATTACAATTGAACTACGACTTCGTTGATACGGAAGATGTGACTTTCTCTACTAGTTTCAATATCTCCTATAATGAAAATGACGTACAGGACGTACCTGTTCCGATCAATACCGGAGCGATTCGAGGTAATGGTTTGACCAATGCCTTCGCACAGCGCCTGGAGGACGGTCAGCCACTCTTTTCTTATTTCATGGCTGAATTTACCGGATTCGATTCTAATGGAAACCCAACCTACCTCGACGTAGACGGCAATGGAGTTGGTGATCCGGATGCGGATAAGAAATTTGTTGGAGAAGATGCTCAGCCGGATGTATTTGCTGGTTTGTCTTTAAATTTCCGTTACAAACGATTTGACGCGAGTGCCTTCTTTAACGGACAGTTTGGATTCTCTGTCTATAACGCGACTGCTAATGCCTTCTTTACCAAGAGTGGTTTGTTGATCGGTAAAAACGTAACACAAAGTGTTGTAGACAATAATGAGAATCCGGCCTCTACAGTGGCCGTTTCCACCCGTTTCTTAGAAAAAGGAGATTTTATCCGTATGCAAAATGCTTCCATTGGATATAATTTCCCCATCAGTGGTGAAGGATTTCTGGATGCCTTACGCTTTTCTATTACCGGACAGAACTTATTCTTGATCACCGATTACAGTGGTCTAGATCCTGAAATATCAGTAAATACCGGAGCTCTTAATGCTTCTGCAATACCTACTGCTGGTATTGATTATGCATCCTTTCCACGACCAAGAACATTTACTTTTGGCATCAACGCCAGATTCTAA
- a CDS encoding glycerophosphodiester phosphodiesterase family protein, with product MAMSLVHSHAQQVIGHRGAKGYVAENTLPSIKRAFELGADGIEIDVFRIRTGELVVFHDEDLDRLTGQSGLIENCTLEEVRALRVADEYPIPLLEEVLELLPQNKMINIELKGADTAAPTLHMLYGLFDRKMLQPEQVIISSFNWDELQRLRTTEAQQATNYIALRLGVLTEDDPLEALEIAQSLKAFSIHPNFQQLNAENTKTIKWAGFEIYVWTVNSPEAIERMKELQVAGIITDYPDRIFP from the coding sequence ATGGCCATGTCCTTAGTTCACAGTCATGCACAACAAGTGATCGGTCACCGCGGCGCCAAAGGGTATGTGGCCGAGAACACCCTTCCTTCTATAAAACGGGCTTTCGAACTGGGCGCTGACGGTATCGAGATTGACGTCTTCCGCATTCGGACTGGAGAGCTGGTGGTATTTCATGATGAGGATCTCGATCGATTGACTGGTCAAAGCGGGCTTATCGAAAATTGCACCTTAGAAGAAGTTCGGGCGCTTCGTGTGGCCGATGAATATCCCATTCCGCTACTGGAAGAAGTATTGGAGCTGCTGCCTCAAAATAAAATGATCAATATTGAACTGAAAGGTGCCGATACGGCGGCGCCTACATTGCATATGCTATACGGCTTGTTTGACCGTAAAATGCTTCAGCCGGAGCAGGTAATCATCTCTAGTTTTAATTGGGACGAACTACAGCGTTTGCGTACAACTGAAGCTCAACAGGCCACCAATTATATTGCGCTACGACTAGGAGTTCTTACGGAGGACGATCCGCTGGAGGCTCTGGAGATAGCTCAATCGTTAAAAGCCTTTTCCATTCATCCCAATTTTCAGCAGTTGAATGCTGAAAATACGAAAACGATTAAGTGGGCCGGATTTGAAATTTACGTGTGGACGGTCAACAGTCCCGAGGCGATCGAGCGTATGAAAGAACTACAAGTGGCAGGCATTATTACTGATTATCCAGACCGCATCTTTCCTTAG
- a CDS encoding NAD(P)/FAD-dependent oxidoreductase — MEYDVLIIGGGAAGFFTALNVAQQRPEWKIAILERGNECLTKVKVSGGGRCNVTHAEFIPKTLSTNYPRGEKELLGPFHSFMTGDTMGWFEERGVELKIEDDGRMFPVTDDSQTIIDCFLREAQQLNIKVALKQAVQQLEPPGGDRPLWTVKTKDQIWKGSQLMLATGSNPKIWKLLEELGHTISPAVPSLFTFNIQDSRIADLPGLATEARVQVLDESGQPTVLEATGPLLITHWGMSGPAILRLSAWGAQTLHMHSYQFDIAVNWLGYIEEEEVALRLREIKQARGKKQVSTEAAFDLPKRLWRNLVRAAQIRTQERWADLTRDQLSALTRELVRGTFRVSGKSTFKEEFVTAGGVALDEIDFRSFSSKLFPQLFFAGEVMNVDAITGGFNFQNAWTGGFIAAQAMAKK; from the coding sequence ATGGAATATGACGTTTTGATCATCGGGGGCGGTGCAGCAGGATTTTTCACCGCACTGAACGTTGCCCAGCAACGACCGGAGTGGAAGATCGCCATTTTGGAGCGCGGCAATGAATGCCTGACTAAGGTCAAGGTTTCGGGAGGCGGTCGATGCAATGTGACTCACGCTGAGTTTATTCCCAAGACCTTATCTACTAATTATCCGCGCGGAGAAAAAGAACTTTTGGGGCCTTTCCATTCCTTTATGACCGGGGATACCATGGGCTGGTTTGAAGAACGAGGCGTGGAGCTCAAGATTGAAGACGATGGACGGATGTTTCCGGTAACCGATGATTCGCAGACCATCATCGACTGCTTTTTGCGAGAAGCGCAACAGCTAAACATTAAGGTGGCGCTCAAGCAAGCGGTTCAACAGTTGGAGCCTCCGGGTGGCGACCGACCGCTCTGGACGGTTAAGACCAAAGACCAAATTTGGAAAGGCTCGCAGCTGATGCTGGCCACCGGCAGTAATCCAAAGATCTGGAAACTACTGGAAGAATTAGGACACACCATTTCACCGGCCGTACCCTCGCTTTTCACCTTCAATATTCAGGACTCGCGCATAGCCGATCTGCCCGGTCTGGCCACTGAAGCCCGGGTACAGGTTCTGGATGAGTCAGGACAGCCCACAGTTTTGGAAGCTACCGGGCCTTTGCTGATCACCCACTGGGGCATGAGCGGTCCGGCCATTCTGCGCCTTTCTGCCTGGGGTGCACAGACCCTGCATATGCATTCGTATCAGTTTGATATCGCGGTCAATTGGTTAGGATACATAGAGGAAGAAGAGGTGGCTCTACGCTTACGCGAAATCAAACAGGCGCGAGGTAAAAAACAAGTCAGCACGGAAGCTGCTTTCGATTTGCCTAAACGACTCTGGCGTAATCTGGTCCGTGCCGCGCAAATACGTACCCAAGAACGCTGGGCTGATCTTACTCGTGATCAATTATCAGCGCTCACCCGGGAGCTGGTCAGGGGAACATTTCGCGTCAGCGGAAAAAGCACCTTCAAAGAAGAGTTTGTCACCGCCGGCGGTGTGGCTCTTGATGAAATCGATTTTCGAAGTTTTTCCAGTAAATTATTCCCCCAATTGTTTTTTGCGGGAGAAGTGATGAATGTAGACGCCATCACTGGAGGTTTCAATTTTCAGAACGCCTGGACGGGAGGATTTATCGCCGCTCAGGCCATGGCAAAAAAATAG
- a CDS encoding DUF1697 domain-containing protein, translating to MTTYIALLRGINVAGKHRVPMKDLRSLMEGQGYRKVTTYIQSGNLVFQAPPSSTLRADLETLIQQHFGFEVPVWIAEPSELQRIHDACPFQEPEKQQSYFTFPSQPLSTAAVTLAATFERPMEQVMITAACIYSYFEQGYGRSKMNNTFWETKLGVDCTTRNYRTVCKLLALASQD from the coding sequence ATGACCACCTATATCGCCTTACTTCGTGGGATCAATGTGGCAGGCAAACATCGGGTGCCCATGAAAGACTTACGCAGCTTGATGGAAGGGCAGGGCTACCGCAAGGTGACGACCTACATACAAAGTGGAAATCTGGTATTCCAGGCTCCTCCAAGCTCTACCTTGAGAGCAGACCTGGAAACCCTAATTCAACAACATTTTGGTTTTGAGGTGCCGGTTTGGATCGCTGAACCTAGTGAGCTGCAACGTATTCATGACGCCTGTCCTTTTCAGGAGCCGGAAAAACAGCAAAGCTATTTCACCTTTCCTTCTCAACCATTGTCAACAGCTGCAGTAACCTTAGCCGCCACGTTTGAAAGACCCATGGAGCAGGTGATGATAACCGCCGCATGCATTTATTCTTATTTTGAACAGGGCTACGGCCGATCCAAAATGAACAATACCTTTTGGGAAACTAAATTGGGAGTAGACTGCACCACACGTAATTATAGAACGGTTTGTAAGTTACTAGCTCTGGCGTCACAGGATTAA